The Oscillatoria sp. FACHB-1406 genome segment CTATTCCGCATCAAAGTTATAAAAAAGTGGTAAAAACTAGCAATGCCTACCCTCTAGATTGTGGTAGGCAAAGTAATGAATCGAATTTTTTTTAAAATATAGCGCTACGCAACTCAGTTAGGACATCGGGTAGTAGACTAGCAAGCTTAAAACAGTGGGCAATTTCTTTTTTTGTATTTATGGTAGACATCGGGTAGGGTAGGCAGCGCCCACCAGCCCAGACTTTAATGCCTTTAGAAACGTACATTCACAACCGAGTATTGCTATAGATTGAATTGCTTTTCTCTCCCGACAAGTGGTTTCCAAAGTGAGTTATTTTGTCTCATTGTGTTGGCGCGTTTCTGTTAGCCGTCTCTAACCATTTCATTCCCATTTCAATCGGGATTCCGAGGTACGGACAAAGGATTTTGATGAGTTCGATTCCCCCAGCTAAGAACATACCGCGAATTCGGGTATTAGTTTGAACTTGTTCGTCTACGCGACGAACGAGTTGTTGTTGTTCGCTTTCGGTGGTTGCGGGGTAAGTTTGGTTGAGTTGGGTTAGTAATTGTTGAATTTCTGCGGCAGCATTAGCTAAAGTTGGAGAGGGATTATTGATAAAGTCGCGTTCCACATTTCCCGCTGCACCGGTGACGGG includes the following:
- a CDS encoding HEAT repeat domain-containing protein → MNESKSRVIQVIRFVLLNDESSLVRIEAAKALATMGVDCEDAISALCEAALSDRDSIVRQNAISALAQIYQNHPILNSLDRAITTMSESRKVQMNFNAPVTGAAGNVERDFINNPSPTLANAAAEIQQLLTQLNQTYPATTESEQQQLVRRVDEQVQTNTRIRGMFLAGGIELIKILCPYLGIPIEMGMKWLETANRNAPTQ